AGTCGCAGGTTATATACTCTGCAGGTAAGTCAGCAAACACCGGGGAATTAATCTTCGCACGGCGGTTTATTTTTCCTTGACGGGTTTGCCGATTGCCAGCGAGTAAAAGCGCTGCGCCAGCCGTGTCGGGTAGGCCATCACCAGCAACGCGGTGAAGGTAATGCTGATCAGCACGACCATGTAAGTGGTATCTCTGATGATCTCGCCCCCCGCCACGCCATATTGCAGCGGCAATGATGCCAGCACGGCGGCCGCCAGTCCCTTGGGAACCATCATTGAGGTGATCGCGGTATCGCGTAGGCTGTAGCCGGGATCGCGGAACACGGCGCGGGTCAGTGCGATGCGCATCAGATAGATCAGCAGCACGATGAGCGCTGCGGTCAGTGTCAGATTCACCGCGCTAAAGTGGATGGAAATGCCAAGGTAGACGAAGAAGTAAGTTCGGAGCAGAAATACCGCTTCGCTGTAAAAAGCCAGATCGATGTCGTTCAGCGGCACGATGTTCCGGTCTATGCTCGGGATGCGATGTAAATTGAATTCTTCAAAATTGCTCAGTGTAAAACCTAACGCCAGCGCCGCGATGGGGCCCGAGAATCCCAGCCCTTCGGTCGCGCCATAGACGATGAACACATAGGCCAGTGTCGATGAGATGGTATTGGGAAAATCGCGCACGCGGCCTAATACCAGCAGCCAGCCTATACCGCCGATCACGCCGATCACGGTTGCAAACACCATCGCCGAGAGCACGCTGCCGATCAGCTTACCGGGCTCTACGCCGCCTTGCGTGTAGATATGCAGCAGCGCAAATACGCCGATAATGCTCAGCACATCCGTCAGCGCAGACTCAAGGATCATCACGGTGGCAGGCTTTTCGGATACGCGCAA
Above is a window of Gallionella capsiferriformans ES-2 DNA encoding:
- a CDS encoding cation:proton antiporter, encoding MSTTILFIGLMVFFAHFLSLQFRKTNIPDVLVLVIVGIVLGPVLGFVSPADFGKVGSLFATIALVVILFEGGTSLEMNVLSKSLTTTGKLAIGCFVLTAIIATLVGIYALELSILPATMLGLTLGSTSPAVIIPLVKVLRVSEKPATVMILESALTDVLSIIGVFALLHIYTQGGVEPGKLIGSVLSAMVFATVIGVIGGIGWLLVLGRVRDFPNTISSTLAYVFIVYGATEGLGFSGPIAALALGFTLSNFEEFNLHRIPSIDRNIVPLNDIDLAFYSEAVFLLRTYFFVYLGISIHFSAVNLTLTAALIVLLIYLMRIALTRAVFRDPGYSLRDTAITSMMVPKGLAAAVLASLPLQYGVAGGEIIRDTTYMVVLISITFTALLVMAYPTRLAQRFYSLAIGKPVKEK